A segment of the Acidobacteriota bacterium genome:
TACAAAACTATGAACTATTGGATGGTCAAACAGGAACCGGATTCGTATTCGTGGGATGATTTTGTCGCTGATGGCGCTACTGATTGGACGGGCGTTCGTAATTATCAGGCCCGAAATAATCTCAAGGCGATGAAGAAGGGCGACAAAGTGTTCTATTATCACTCGAATATCGGCAAAGAGATCGTCGGTATTGCCACAGTTTCCAAGGCCGAATTTCCCGATCCGACCGACGAAAAATGGGTCGCGGTCGAACTAAAGCCGGTCAAGGCTCTTAAGAAACCAGTCACGCTCGCACAGCTTAAGGCAAACCTCGCTCTCGCAAATCTCGGCCTGCTCCGCCAATCGCAGCTGTCGGTCAGTCCGGTGACCAAAGACGAATACGAAGAAATACTTAGCATGGCGAAATAATATGTTAAAACAAGCCGTCGCTCATTATCACGAACTCCTCGAAGACGCCGACCTCGCGACTGCATCGC
Coding sequences within it:
- a CDS encoding EVE domain-containing protein, producing the protein MNYWMVKQEPDSYSWDDFVADGATDWTGVRNYQARNNLKAMKKGDKVFYYHSNIGKEIVGIATVSKAEFPDPTDEKWVAVELKPVKALKKPVTLAQLKANLALANLGLLRQSQLSVSPVTKDEYEEILSMAK